From a region of the Methanolobus tindarius DSM 2278 genome:
- a CDS encoding polyprenyl synthetase family protein, whose protein sequence is MDLIEEIKKRSSHVDKGIEEYLPIDKPYELYKAARYLPDAGGKRLRPATVILAAEAVGSDLETVLPAAVAVELVHNFTLVHDDIMDRDDIRRGMPAVHVKWGEAGAILAGDTLYSKAFEILTHAPAEAPERNLKCIDILSKACRDICEGQWMDVEFENRDDVTKEEYLEMIEKKTGVLYAASMQIGAILGGAPEEVSDAFYECGRLIGIAFQIYDDVIDMTTPEEVLGKVRGSDLMEGKKTLIAIHALNKGVELKIFGKGEATTEEINEAVHQLEEAGSIDYVRDLALDYIARGKELLNVVEDSESKTILKAIADYMITRSY, encoded by the coding sequence ATGGATCTTATTGAAGAGATTAAAAAACGTTCATCACATGTCGATAAAGGAATAGAGGAATACCTTCCTATTGACAAGCCGTATGAACTTTACAAGGCAGCAAGATATCTCCCTGATGCAGGTGGTAAAAGACTGCGCCCTGCAACAGTGATACTTGCAGCAGAAGCTGTTGGTTCAGATCTTGAAACCGTTCTTCCTGCAGCAGTGGCAGTCGAGCTGGTCCACAATTTCACACTTGTCCATGATGATATCATGGACAGAGACGATATTCGTCGTGGAATGCCGGCAGTCCATGTAAAATGGGGAGAAGCAGGAGCCATCCTTGCAGGTGATACACTCTATTCAAAGGCTTTCGAAATACTTACCCATGCACCGGCAGAAGCACCTGAACGCAACCTTAAATGTATTGACATTCTTTCCAAGGCTTGCAGGGATATCTGTGAAGGTCAGTGGATGGATGTTGAGTTTGAGAACCGTGACGATGTCACAAAGGAAGAATACCTTGAGATGATCGAGAAGAAGACCGGTGTACTCTACGCAGCTTCCATGCAGATAGGAGCAATTCTTGGGGGAGCACCCGAGGAAGTATCAGATGCATTCTATGAATGCGGAAGGCTCATAGGTATTGCATTCCAGATCTATGATGATGTCATTGACATGACTACTCCTGAAGAAGTTCTGGGTAAGGTAAGAGGCAGTGACCTTATGGAAGGCAAGAAGACCCTTATTGCCATACATGCACTTAACAAGGGTGTTGAACTTAAGATATTCGGCAAGGGAGAAGCTACAACAGAAGAAATCAATGAAGCAGTGCACCAGCTTGAGGAAGCGGGTTCCATTGATTATGTAAGAGACCTTGCACTTGACTACATTGCAAGGGGCAAGGAACTTCTTAACGTTGTTGAAGATTCTGAATCTAAAACAATACTCAAAGCAATTGCAGATTATATGATCACAAGATCATACTAA
- the ppdK gene encoding pyruvate, phosphate dikinase → MADNKFVYFFGNEETEGKNSMKDLLGGKGANLAEMANLGIPVPPGFTITTEVCLLYLEKGVYPEEVIDQINKAIIKLEKATGKKFGDNENPLLLSVRSGARVSMPGMMDTVLNLGLNDDTVTALSKKTGNERFAYDSYRRFLTMFGDVVLDIEHEKFESALSAKKKNLGVELDTDLNAAALNELAEEFKGIIRKETGNDFPQDPREQLQMAIDAVFNSWNNQRAITYRRLNNIPGEWGTAVNVQSMVYGNMGETSGTGVAFTRDPATGDKRFFGEYLMNAQGEDVVAGIRTPEPISTLRDNMPDAYAQLEEIYMKLEDHFKDMQDIEFTIEEGRLYMLQTRTGKRTAAAALKIAVEMVNEGLIDKRTAVTRVSPEQIDRLLHPTIDSQAEYEVVATGLPASPGAAVGKVVFTAEHAEEMAKANEKVILVRTETSPEDIGGMDAAQGILTVRGGMTSHAAVVARGMGKPCVAGCGSVNIDMASCSFSVCDVTINEGDYVTIDGSTGGLILGEVELVTPGVSGELDTLLAWADEVREMGVRTNADTPHDAQVARDFGAEGIGLCRTEHMFFGEDRIPAVREMILAEDTETRKAALEKLLPMQKEDFIGIFKVMEGFPVTIRLLDPPLHEFLPKHDEIAEKLASLETEGASESEIERIHKILERVESMEETNPMLGHRGCRLGITYPEIYAMQVKAIIEAACELKAGGMDIVPEIMIPLISHVNELSSTKKDLVEVAESVMTEKGCKLEYMVGTMIELPRAALTADKIAQEAEFFSFGTNDLTQTTFGFSRDDAGKFLPFYIENSILPGDPFAVLDQEGVGELVKIGIEKGRSTRPDIKIGICGEHGGEPSSVKFGYNIGLNYVSCSPFRVPIARLAAAQAVIEKQDN, encoded by the coding sequence GTGGCAGATAACAAATTCGTATATTTTTTCGGAAACGAAGAAACTGAAGGTAAAAATAGTATGAAAGATCTGCTGGGTGGCAAAGGGGCTAACCTGGCAGAGATGGCCAATCTGGGAATCCCTGTCCCTCCAGGATTTACTATAACAACAGAAGTTTGTTTACTTTATCTTGAAAAAGGGGTTTATCCTGAAGAGGTTATAGACCAGATAAACAAAGCAATAATAAAGCTCGAAAAGGCAACTGGCAAGAAATTTGGGGACAACGAGAATCCTTTACTTCTATCTGTCAGATCCGGTGCAAGAGTATCCATGCCAGGAATGATGGACACTGTTCTGAACCTTGGTTTAAATGATGATACCGTCACAGCCCTGTCTAAGAAGACAGGTAATGAAAGGTTTGCCTATGACAGTTACCGCAGGTTCCTCACCATGTTTGGTGATGTCGTACTTGACATTGAGCATGAGAAATTCGAATCTGCTCTCAGCGCTAAGAAGAAGAACCTTGGTGTTGAACTAGACACTGATCTGAATGCAGCTGCCCTAAATGAACTTGCAGAAGAGTTCAAGGGAATTATCAGGAAGGAAACCGGAAACGATTTTCCACAGGATCCACGCGAGCAGCTTCAGATGGCAATCGATGCGGTTTTCAATTCATGGAACAACCAGCGTGCCATAACTTACAGGCGTCTTAACAACATTCCAGGTGAATGGGGTACAGCCGTTAACGTGCAGTCTATGGTTTACGGTAACATGGGCGAAACATCAGGAACCGGTGTGGCATTTACAAGGGACCCGGCAACCGGGGATAAGCGCTTCTTTGGTGAATATTTAATGAATGCACAGGGGGAGGATGTTGTTGCAGGTATAAGAACTCCGGAACCAATATCCACTCTCAGGGATAACATGCCTGATGCATACGCTCAACTTGAAGAGATCTACATGAAACTGGAAGATCACTTCAAGGACATGCAGGATATCGAATTTACCATTGAGGAAGGCAGATTATACATGCTGCAGACCCGTACTGGTAAAAGAACGGCGGCGGCGGCGTTAAAAATTGCTGTTGAAATGGTCAATGAAGGTCTCATTGACAAACGAACAGCAGTTACAAGAGTCTCCCCCGAACAGATCGATCGTCTTTTACATCCTACAATTGATTCTCAGGCCGAATATGAAGTTGTTGCAACCGGCCTTCCAGCATCCCCCGGCGCTGCTGTGGGTAAAGTCGTTTTCACCGCAGAGCATGCCGAAGAAATGGCAAAAGCCAATGAAAAAGTAATTCTGGTACGTACTGAAACTTCACCAGAGGACATTGGCGGCATGGATGCAGCACAGGGAATCCTTACCGTAAGAGGTGGAATGACCTCACACGCAGCAGTAGTTGCAAGAGGTATGGGTAAGCCATGTGTTGCAGGATGTGGCTCAGTAAACATCGATATGGCAAGCTGTTCATTCTCTGTTTGTGATGTCACAATCAACGAAGGGGACTATGTGACCATTGACGGAAGTACAGGTGGTCTCATTCTCGGTGAGGTTGAGCTTGTAACTCCTGGTGTAAGCGGTGAACTTGATACGCTTCTTGCATGGGCAGATGAGGTAAGGGAAATGGGTGTCAGAACAAATGCGGACACACCTCATGACGCTCAGGTAGCAAGAGACTTCGGTGCAGAAGGTATCGGTCTTTGCAGGACAGAGCACATGTTCTTTGGAGAAGACCGTATTCCTGCAGTAAGGGAAATGATCCTTGCAGAAGATACAGAAACCAGGAAAGCAGCTCTTGAAAAGCTCCTTCCAATGCAGAAAGAGGACTTTATTGGAATCTTTAAGGTTATGGAAGGTTTCCCGGTCACAATCCGTCTTCTTGACCCACCACTTCACGAGTTCCTTCCAAAACATGATGAGATTGCAGAGAAACTTGCATCCCTTGAAACAGAAGGTGCAAGTGAATCAGAGATCGAGCGTATTCACAAGATTCTGGAACGTGTAGAGTCCATGGAAGAGACAAACCCTATGCTGGGACATCGTGGATGCCGTCTTGGAATCACCTATCCTGAAATTTATGCAATGCAGGTCAAAGCAATTATTGAGGCAGCATGTGAGCTTAAAGCAGGCGGAATGGATATAGTTCCTGAAATTATGATTCCACTTATTTCACATGTAAATGAACTCAGTTCCACAAAGAAAGACCTTGTGGAAGTTGCAGAATCTGTAATGACTGAAAAAGGCTGCAAACTTGAGTACATGGTAGGTACCATGATAGAGCTTCCAAGGGCAGCACTCACAGCAGACAAGATTGCACAGGAAGCAGAATTCTTTTCATTCGGAACTAATGATCTCACTCAGACTACATTTGGTTTCAGCAGGGATGATGCAGGCAAGTTCCTTCCGTTCTACATTGAGAACTCCATTCTTCCAGGCGATCCATTCGCAGTCCTTGATCAGGAAGGCGTTGGTGAACTTGTGAAAATAGGTATTGAGAAAGGGCGTTCCACAAGACCTGATATTAAAATTGGAATCTGTGGTGAACATGGTGGCGAACCAAGTTCTGTTAAGTTCGGATACAACATCGGACTGAACTATGTAAGCTGTTCACCTTTCCGTGTGCCAATTGCAAGACTTGCAGCAGCACAGGCAGTAATTGAAAAGCAGGATAATTAA
- a CDS encoding MEMO1 family protein has translation MRQTTVAGQFYPQNPKSLKKELSRCFKDVAISEEPILGAVVPHAGYIYSGEVAAHAYARLPKADTYILFGPNHTGYGSAVALSQDSWTTPLGVIETDREIGKQLAGSIIDFDELAHHFEHSIEVQIPFLQYRFGNDFSILPICMGLQDEETAMEVGVEVARAVKATGKKVVFIASSDFTHYQPDSVAKEQDTYLIEAILDMDIPEFYRRREERSISACGFGPIASMLAATKELGASKASLIKYATSGDVSGDTSRVVGYAAITIE, from the coding sequence ATGAGACAAACAACCGTTGCCGGTCAATTCTACCCGCAAAATCCGAAGAGTCTGAAAAAGGAACTTAGCAGATGCTTTAAGGATGTGGCCATCTCAGAGGAGCCCATCCTTGGTGCTGTCGTACCTCACGCCGGATATATCTATTCCGGAGAAGTGGCAGCGCATGCATATGCCCGGCTTCCAAAAGCAGATACATACATCCTGTTTGGTCCGAATCATACAGGATATGGGTCTGCAGTAGCTCTTTCCCAGGACAGTTGGACAACTCCCCTTGGAGTTATCGAAACAGACAGGGAAATAGGAAAGCAGCTAGCCGGATCCATAATAGACTTTGATGAGCTTGCACATCATTTTGAGCATTCCATAGAAGTGCAGATACCATTTTTGCAATATCGTTTTGGCAATGACTTTTCAATACTTCCAATATGCATGGGACTTCAGGACGAAGAAACTGCAATGGAAGTAGGAGTAGAAGTTGCCCGTGCAGTAAAAGCTACCGGAAAGAAAGTGGTTTTTATAGCATCCAGTGACTTTACACACTATCAGCCGGATTCTGTTGCAAAAGAACAGGACACTTACCTGATAGAAGCCATACTGGATATGGATATTCCTGAGTTTTATAGGCGCAGGGAAGAAAGGAGTATTTCTGCATGTGGGTTTGGACCGATAGCGTCCATGCTTGCAGCTACAAAAGAGCTGGGTGCAAGCAAAGCCTCACTTATCAAATATGCAACCAGCGGTGATGTAAGCGGGGATACATCAAGAGTTGTCGGATACGCAGCAATCACTATTGAATAA
- a CDS encoding 50S ribosomal protein L13, whose protein sequence is MTIIDAEGLIMGRLASTVAKKLLAGEKVEIVNAEKAVISGSKYTTMREYDETLRRGKPEFGPYFPKRPDRILKRTVRGMLPYKRARGRAAMANLKVYVGIPVELENKECIKIEEANMDRLSSNKYLKLGDLSKKLGAKF, encoded by the coding sequence ATGACAATTATCGATGCAGAAGGACTTATTATGGGCAGGCTTGCAAGTACTGTTGCAAAAAAGCTGCTTGCTGGTGAGAAGGTCGAGATCGTCAATGCTGAAAAGGCAGTAATCTCTGGATCAAAGTACACCACAATGAGAGAGTACGATGAAACACTGAGAAGAGGAAAGCCTGAATTCGGTCCTTATTTCCCAAAGAGACCAGACCGCATTCTTAAGAGAACAGTAAGAGGTATGCTCCCTTACAAACGTGCAAGGGGAAGAGCAGCAATGGCTAACCTTAAGGTATACGTTGGCATTCCAGTGGAACTCGAAAACAAGGAATGTATAAAGATTGAAGAGGCAAACATGGACCGTCTCAGTTCAAACAAGTACCTCAAACTCGGCGACCTCAGTAAGAAACTCGGTGCTAAGTTCTAA
- a CDS encoding mevalonate kinase, whose product MITCSAPGKVYLFGEHAVVYGESAICCAVELRTKVSVEKSDENEIIIESILGRTGLDHDTHPYVSYVIEKMRRFADIKGVRIIIESELPVGSGLGSSAAVTVASIQALNHLYECGLSLEGIAKTAHEIEKMVQGNASPTDTYVSTMGGVVMIPQRKKLDLINCPIVVGNTHKFSSTKELVGNVAKLRSDFPSVIEPILYNIGQMSILAEKLVSEGDYKTIGKLMNINQGLLDAIGVGSAELSSLVYAARGSGAISAKITGAGGGGCMVALAGENNAEDIARAIENAGGEAIITNNTKEGVRLESLHG is encoded by the coding sequence ATGATCACATGCTCAGCACCCGGAAAAGTTTATCTTTTTGGTGAACACGCAGTAGTATATGGAGAAAGCGCGATCTGCTGCGCTGTTGAGCTTCGCACAAAAGTAAGTGTGGAAAAATCTGATGAAAATGAAATAATTATAGAATCTATTCTGGGACGAACTGGACTTGACCATGATACCCATCCTTATGTTTCTTATGTCATCGAAAAAATGCGCAGGTTTGCAGATATAAAAGGTGTACGGATAATTATAGAATCAGAACTTCCAGTAGGATCGGGCCTGGGATCATCTGCAGCAGTCACTGTTGCAAGTATCCAGGCATTGAATCATCTTTATGAATGCGGTCTTTCCCTTGAAGGCATAGCAAAAACAGCACATGAAATTGAAAAAATGGTTCAGGGCAATGCAAGTCCTACTGATACATACGTCAGTACCATGGGCGGCGTTGTAATGATTCCACAGAGGAAAAAACTGGATCTTATCAATTGTCCTATTGTTGTAGGTAACACCCACAAATTTTCTTCTACAAAAGAACTTGTAGGCAATGTTGCAAAACTACGCAGCGATTTCCCTTCTGTTATTGAACCAATACTTTACAATATAGGACAGATGTCCATACTGGCTGAAAAACTGGTATCTGAAGGCGACTACAAAACTATTGGAAAACTCATGAATATAAATCAAGGGCTTCTGGATGCCATTGGTGTTGGAAGTGCAGAGTTATCCTCACTGGTATATGCTGCCCGTGGAAGTGGTGCCATCAGTGCCAAAATAACAGGTGCCGGCGGAGGAGGGTGCATGGTTGCACTTGCCGGAGAAAATAATGCGGAAGATATCGCAAGAGCAATTGAGAATGCCGGCGGAGAAGCCATAATTACAAACAATACAAAAGAAGGCGTGCGATTGGAGTCATTGCATGGATAA
- a CDS encoding isopentenyl phosphate kinase: MDNNNITILKIGGSVITDKSADDGTARLSEIERIAAEISGFEGKLIIVHGAGSFGHPQVKRFGLTGKFDHEGSIITHMSVRKLNTMVVETLNSAGINALPVHPMACAISSNSRIKSMFREQIEEMLANGFVPVLHGDMVMDTDLGTSVLSGDQIVPYLAIQMKASRIGIGSAEEGVLDDKGGVIPLINNENFDEIKAYLSGSANTDVTGGMLGKVLELLELSEQSNSTSYIFNAGNTGNISDFLSGKNIGTAIGAGTI, from the coding sequence ATGGATAACAATAATATTACTATCCTGAAGATAGGCGGTAGTGTCATCACAGATAAAAGTGCTGATGATGGTACTGCAAGATTAAGTGAAATAGAAAGAATAGCAGCTGAGATCTCAGGTTTTGAAGGAAAACTTATCATTGTACATGGTGCAGGATCATTCGGACATCCGCAGGTCAAACGTTTCGGACTTACCGGTAAATTTGACCACGAAGGTTCCATAATTACACACATGTCAGTAAGGAAACTCAACACAATGGTTGTTGAAACCTTAAACTCTGCAGGAATTAACGCATTGCCAGTACATCCTATGGCATGTGCAATATCAAGCAACAGCCGCATAAAGAGTATGTTCCGTGAACAAATAGAGGAAATGCTTGCTAATGGATTTGTACCCGTTCTTCATGGCGACATGGTAATGGACACCGACCTTGGGACTTCGGTCCTGTCCGGTGATCAGATTGTTCCGTATCTTGCAATACAGATGAAAGCATCAAGAATCGGAATTGGAAGTGCGGAAGAAGGTGTGCTTGATGACAAAGGAGGAGTAATACCCCTAATCAACAACGAAAATTTTGATGAAATTAAGGCATATCTCAGTGGTTCTGCTAACACCGATGTTACCGGCGGAATGCTGGGAAAAGTACTTGAGCTTTTAGAACTAAGTGAGCAGTCAAACAGCACTTCTTATATATTTAATGCAGGCAATACAGGAAACATATCAGATTTCCTCAGTGGTAAGAATATTGGTACCGCAATAGGAGCCGGGACTATATAA
- a CDS encoding RNase J family beta-CASP ribonuclease — MTEIGIIAVGGYNEMGRNMTAIRIDEDIIIVDMGLRLDRVQIHEDVETDKMHSLELIEMGAIPDDTIMKEVNGNVRAIVCTHGHLDHIGAIPKLAHRYTAPIIGTPYTTTLIKHQIESERKFGVKNNIVSLDAGESLEITKEISIEFVNTQHSIIDTIFLVIHTVSGSIVYACDFKLDRTPTLGEAPDFNRLKELGEEGVIALITESTNAGRNGKAPSEMIAHSMLRDVLLETEESDVGMIVTTFASHVARVNSIVKFAQEMGRIPVLMGSSMERYIATAHQMGYIELPENVEIYGNRREIDKAFARIMEKGKNKYLPVVTGHQGEPGAVLGRIAAGETPFKIDRGDRIIFSANIIPNPMTQANRYALETKLKMRGARIYDNVHVSGHAYREDHWELLRMLKPEHVIPAHGTIQMHSEYIQMAEDAGYVLGDTLHLLRNGEELYIDEE, encoded by the coding sequence ATGACAGAAATAGGAATTATTGCAGTCGGCGGATACAATGAAATGGGCCGTAACATGACTGCCATCAGGATCGACGAAGATATTATCATCGTCGATATGGGTCTTCGTCTTGACCGGGTTCAGATACATGAAGATGTTGAAACAGATAAAATGCATTCACTTGAACTTATCGAGATGGGAGCCATACCAGATGATACCATCATGAAAGAAGTGAACGGTAATGTACGTGCAATAGTCTGTACACACGGACACCTTGATCACATTGGTGCTATCCCAAAGCTGGCACACAGGTATACTGCACCTATAATCGGAACCCCATACACAACAACACTCATAAAGCATCAGATAGAGTCTGAGAGAAAATTCGGAGTAAAGAACAATATCGTATCTCTGGACGCAGGTGAATCACTGGAGATTACAAAAGAAATTTCCATTGAATTTGTTAACACACAGCATAGTATAATAGACACGATTTTTCTCGTAATCCACACCGTAAGCGGATCAATCGTCTATGCATGTGACTTCAAGCTTGACAGGACTCCGACACTTGGAGAAGCTCCTGACTTTAACAGGCTCAAGGAACTTGGGGAAGAAGGTGTTATAGCATTGATTACAGAGAGCACAAACGCAGGACGCAATGGAAAAGCACCTTCCGAGATGATCGCACATTCCATGCTCAGAGATGTACTCCTTGAGACGGAAGAATCCGATGTCGGCATGATTGTTACTACTTTTGCATCACATGTTGCCCGTGTTAACTCCATTGTCAAGTTCGCTCAGGAAATGGGAAGAATCCCGGTCCTTATGGGAAGTTCCATGGAGAGATATATCGCAACTGCTCACCAGATGGGTTACATTGAACTTCCGGAGAATGTCGAAATATACGGAAACCGCAGGGAAATAGACAAAGCTTTTGCAAGGATAATGGAAAAGGGCAAGAACAAATACCTTCCAGTGGTCACAGGCCATCAGGGTGAACCAGGTGCTGTGCTTGGAAGAATCGCAGCAGGCGAGACACCTTTCAAAATTGACAGGGGAGACCGCATTATTTTCTCTGCAAATATTATTCCAAATCCAATGACACAGGCAAACCGCTATGCTCTTGAGACAAAATTGAAGATGCGCGGAGCCAGGATTTACGATAATGTCCATGTTTCAGGGCACGCATACCGTGAGGATCACTGGGAACTTCTCAGGATGCTTAAACCAGAGCACGTTATCCCTGCACATGGAACTATACAGATGCACAGCGAGTACATCCAGATGGCAGAGGATGCCGGATACGTGCTCGGTGACACACTTCACCTTCTGAGGAATGGAGAAGAGCTCTACATAGATGAAGAGTAA
- the fni gene encoding type 2 isopentenyl-diphosphate Delta-isomerase, translating into MSTSRRKIEHLELCAASPVESRKTGAGFDDVMLVHRALPEMNMDDIDTSIRFLEKEMNAPFMIASITGGHPETTAVNAALAEAVEELGLGIGVGSQRAAIEDPSQEESFSIVRDKAPSAFVYGNIGAAQIREYGVEGVEKIIEMIDADAIAVHLNFLQEAIQPEGDRDASGALEVIKDICSLAVPVIIKETGAGISHEDAFILKEAGVAAIDVGGVGGTSWSGVEVYRARERKDTESEMLGELFWDFGIPTVPSIVECSVSLPVIATGGLRTGLDIAKSLALGASVASAALPFVGPALQGKDAVVKNIEHMLKEMEVAMFLCGCRDLKDLHLAPTVISGWTHEYLELRGFNVKDFALRSTNKDFQRV; encoded by the coding sequence ATGAGCACATCCAGAAGAAAGATCGAGCATCTAGAACTATGCGCTGCAAGTCCGGTAGAATCAAGGAAAACAGGAGCAGGGTTTGATGATGTAATGCTTGTTCACAGGGCACTACCCGAAATGAACATGGATGACATTGATACATCGATCCGTTTTCTGGAAAAGGAAATGAACGCACCTTTCATGATAGCCTCCATTACAGGAGGACATCCTGAAACTACCGCAGTTAATGCCGCTCTTGCTGAAGCAGTTGAAGAACTCGGACTGGGAATAGGTGTTGGCAGTCAGCGTGCTGCCATTGAAGATCCATCTCAGGAAGAATCATTCAGTATTGTAAGGGATAAAGCACCCAGTGCATTTGTTTATGGTAACATCGGTGCAGCCCAGATAAGAGAATACGGCGTTGAAGGTGTTGAAAAGATAATAGAAATGATAGATGCGGATGCTATTGCAGTTCACCTGAATTTCCTTCAGGAAGCAATCCAGCCAGAAGGTGACAGGGACGCATCAGGTGCTCTTGAAGTAATAAAGGATATTTGTTCACTGGCAGTACCGGTCATAATTAAAGAAACCGGTGCAGGCATTTCACATGAGGACGCATTCATACTAAAAGAAGCGGGAGTTGCTGCCATTGATGTTGGCGGTGTCGGAGGCACAAGCTGGTCAGGAGTAGAAGTATATCGTGCCAGGGAAAGAAAAGACACAGAATCTGAAATGCTTGGAGAATTATTCTGGGATTTCGGAATACCCACTGTTCCAAGCATAGTGGAATGTAGTGTTTCACTCCCGGTAATAGCAACCGGAGGCTTAAGAACTGGACTTGATATTGCAAAATCACTCGCTCTTGGGGCTTCAGTTGCAAGTGCTGCCCTTCCTTTTGTCGGACCAGCCTTACAGGGAAAGGATGCAGTAGTTAAAAACATAGAACATATGCTCAAAGAAATGGAAGTTGCAATGTTCCTTTGCGGATGCAGGGATCTTAAGGATCTGCATCTTGCACCGACAGTTATCAGTGGCTGGACACACGAGTATCTGGAACTGCGTGGTTTTAATGTAAAGGACTTTGCTCTGCGCTCAACTAACAAGGATTTCCAGAGAGTTTAA
- the rpsB gene encoding 30S ribosomal protein S2, whose protein sequence is MDSIEETTTNEVTTEETITEAGEEAKTTSLVPIDEYLAAGVHIGTQQKTENMMKFVYRVRTDGLYVLDIQATDERIKLAAAFLANYDPQRILVVSARQYGQFPAKMFAKAIGAKSMVGRFIPGTLTNPKVENFYEPDVVIVTDPTGDAQVIKETVNVGIPVVALCDTNNMTSNVDLVIPTNNKGRKALSLVYWLLAREIAKSNDSMFTYELEDFEAGV, encoded by the coding sequence ATGGATTCAATTGAAGAAACTACAACTAATGAAGTTACTACTGAAGAAACAATAACCGAGGCAGGAGAGGAAGCGAAAACAACTTCCCTTGTACCTATAGACGAGTACCTTGCAGCAGGCGTACACATCGGTACCCAGCAGAAGACCGAGAACATGATGAAATTCGTGTACCGTGTCAGAACAGATGGTCTTTACGTACTTGATATTCAGGCAACCGACGAGAGAATAAAGCTTGCAGCTGCATTCCTTGCAAATTACGACCCACAGAGAATACTTGTGGTTTCCGCAAGACAGTATGGCCAGTTCCCTGCAAAGATGTTCGCAAAAGCAATCGGTGCGAAGTCAATGGTAGGAAGATTCATACCAGGAACACTTACAAACCCTAAGGTCGAAAACTTCTACGAACCTGATGTAGTAATCGTAACCGACCCAACCGGTGACGCACAGGTAATCAAGGAAACTGTAAATGTAGGAATTCCTGTTGTCGCACTCTGTGACACTAACAACATGACATCAAACGTTGACCTTGTAATCCCAACAAACAACAAGGGTAGAAAGGCACTTTCCCTTGTTTACTGGCTGCTTGCAAGAGAGATTGCAAAGTCCAATGACTCAATGTTCACTTATGAACTTGAAGACTTTGAAGCAGGAGTCTGA
- a CDS encoding DNA-directed RNA polymerase subunit N: MLPVRCFSCGKVVSNVWEEYKQRVAEGEDAAAVLDDLGVVRYCCRRMILSHVELVDTLAPYQ, from the coding sequence ATGTTACCAGTTCGATGTTTCAGCTGTGGAAAAGTTGTCTCAAACGTTTGGGAAGAATACAAACAGCGTGTTGCTGAAGGTGAAGACGCGGCTGCTGTACTGGATGACCTTGGTGTTGTTCGTTACTGCTGCAGAAGGATGATCCTTTCACACGTCGAGCTAGTAGATACACTTGCCCCATACCAGTAA
- a CDS encoding DNA-directed RNA polymerase subunit K, with protein MTTEHYTRYEKARIVGARALQISMGAPVLIDDPSMNSLFLAKREYELGVIPITVKREI; from the coding sequence TTGACTACTGAACACTACACCAGGTATGAAAAGGCAAGAATCGTTGGTGCGAGAGCACTTCAGATTTCAATGGGAGCTCCGGTGCTCATCGATGATCCAAGCATGAACTCATTATTCCTTGCCAAGAGAGAATACGAACTTGGGGTAATCCCAATTACTGTTAAGAGAGAGATTTAA
- a CDS encoding 30S ribosomal protein S9 — protein sequence MTTKVITSSGKKKTAIARATVKKGTGKVRINKKPLEIFDPEFAKLKITEAVMLAGETAESVDIDVIVKGGGIIGQASAARTAIARGIVDWTNDTALRDTYMAYDRNLLVNDSRQKETKKFGGPGARAKYQKSYR from the coding sequence ATGACTACTAAAGTTATAACCTCATCAGGTAAAAAGAAGACAGCTATTGCACGCGCAACAGTGAAGAAGGGAACCGGAAAGGTGCGCATCAACAAGAAGCCACTGGAAATCTTTGACCCGGAATTTGCAAAACTCAAGATCACAGAAGCGGTTATGCTTGCAGGCGAGACTGCTGAAAGCGTGGACATAGATGTAATAGTAAAAGGCGGCGGAATTATCGGTCAGGCAAGTGCTGCAAGAACTGCAATTGCAAGAGGCATTGTAGACTGGACCAATGATACAGCCCTCAGAGATACTTACATGGCATACGACCGTAATCTCCTGGTAAACGACTCCAGGCAGAAGGAAACCAAGAAGTTTGGTGGACCAGGTGCACGTGCCAAATATCAGAAATCATACAGGTAG